A section of the Salmo trutta chromosome 4, fSalTru1.1, whole genome shotgun sequence genome encodes:
- the LOC115192715 gene encoding uncharacterized protein LOC115192715: METVEKWNKCLISPKLLDRKVFPKHNGKTGMIVKHLHNTFRLQHSLQIQSISRSECATGSCPNLMMSRNEHHEPRPVPVALTPQLVPRAHRPLCLSVSSDSNGRFKALETQEWKNNLKAQMEQAHSAGAASSTGSLERASLFCASGSTTASSSGLSSPVENLTKSKSSSRFSLFSPPWNSSSESDSNPPSRSGSKKLRNYSMRAATGPAGVGAVGRAGPPDTPDTPKLNVPEHFQYSEPVISKVTDYIFVGNLNAAYNGRTLCRNNIDSIIDMSSMPGDPGPSLSLIPCTCSRGARHSWSRLKVDICDVPDALGEGSPALKQHCFEDINECIEASTEKRKRVLVHCRDGYSLAPTCIIQYLMVKQNMRLISAYELLRAKYPVNIRECHQNVLVSLERALRPGGNVDPECFKQAISRKVAWT, from the exons ATGGAAACCGTGGAAAAATGGAACAAATGCCTAATATCACCTAAGTTGTTGGATAGAAAAGTATTTCCCAAACATAATGGCAAGACAG GCATGATTGTGAAGCATCTTCACAACACATTCAGACTTCAACATAGTTTGCAGATACAGTCCATCAGTCGCTCAGAATGTGCCACTG GCTCCTGTCCAAATTTGATGATGAGTAGGAATGAGCACCACGAGCCTCGGCCTGTCCCTGTTGCCCTCACCCCCCAGCTTGTCCCAAGGGCCCATCGGCCCCTCTGCCTCTCCGTCTCCTCAGATAGCAATGGCCGCTTCAAAGCTCTGGAGACCCAAGAGTGGAAGAACAATCTCAAAGCCCAG ATGGAGCAGGCCCACAGTGCAGGAGCAGCCAGCAGCACAGGCTCCCTGGAGAGGGCCTCGTTGTTTTGTGCCTCTGGTTCCACCACGGCCTCCAGCTCTGGCCTATCCAGCCCCGTGGAGAACCTCACCAAGAGCAAGTCCTCCAGCCGCTTCTCCCTATTTTCCCCTCCCTGGAACAGCAGCTCAGAGTCCGACTCCAACCCCCCCTCCCGCTCCGGCTCCAAGAAGCTGCGTAACTACAGCATGAGGGCTGCCACAGGTCCGGCCGGGGTGGGGGCAGTGGGCAGGGCGGGTCCACCAGACACCCCAGACACACCCAAACTGAACGTCCCGGAACACTTCCAGTACTCTGAGCCCGTCATCTCCAAGGTGACGGACTACATCTTCGTGGGCAACCTGAACGCAGCGTACAACGGGCGCACGCTGTGTCGCAACAACATTGACAGCATCATCGACATGAGCAGCATGCCGGGGGACCCCGGCCCAAGCCTCAGCCTTATCCCTTGCACCTGCTCCCGAGGCGCCCGCCACAGCTGGTCCCGCCTCAAGGTGGACATCTGCGATGTCCCAGACGCGCTGGGCGAGGGAAGCCCCGCCCTGAAGCAGCACTGCTTCGAGGACATCAACGAGTGCATCGAGGCTTCCACGGAAAAAAGGAAACGAGTGCTGGTCCACTGCCGTGACGGGTACTCCCTGGCTCCGACCTGTATCATCCAGTACCTCATGGTGAAGCAGAATATGCGGCTGATCTCGGCCTACGAGCTGCTGAGGGCCAAGTACCCTGTTAACATCAGGGAGTGTCACCAGAATGTGCTGGTGAGCCTGGAGAGAGCTCTGCGGCCTGGAGGCAACGTGGACCCAGAGTGCTTCAAGCAGGCCATCTCAAGGAAAGTGGCCTGGACCTGA
- the LOC115192716 gene encoding synaptotagmin-1 — protein MFPTTTLAKGTVTPNTTASHTTAAPGFIDQLLNKIPLPRWAIYAIFAVIVLMFLVCIICICAKCCCKSKKKTKKKPDNQINLQAVNGSSTTSLVQHGSDDAGYGSAKNRGRLLYSLEYKAQELTVGLKEAAALTAMDRSGTSDPYVKVYITPNKSKTFETKVYRKTLNPVFNEHFTFKIDKAELNESTIVMKVFDFDRFSKHEIIGELRLQLGIIDWNHVIEEWEDLTEPSKFEDEILGEICFSLRYVPTTNKLTVVILEAKNLKSMDKGGSSDPYVKVQLALDKKKWKRKKTSVKKSTLNPYFNESFTFDVSFEQIQRVHLMISVWDHDKLTRNDAIGKIFLGCDAAGNQLRHWADMLSNPRRPVAQWHNLLSNEQVDSTLDLKHTVRIPFINKNF, from the exons ATGTTTCCTACAACCACATTAGCTAAGGGCACCGTAACCCCTAACACTACAGCCAGCCACACCACCGCCGCTCCCGGgtttatagaccaactactgaaCAAGATTCCCT TGCCAAGATGGGCCATTTACGCCATCTTTGCTGTCATTGTCTTGATGTTTTTGGTGTGTATTATCTGCATCTGTGCGAAATGCTGCTGCAAGAGCAAGAAAAAGACAAAAAAGAAGCCGGACAATCAAATCAATCTACAAGCGGTGAATGGTTCCTCGACTACATCACTA GTCCAACATGGCTCGGATGATGCAGGCTACGGCTCAGCTAAAAACCGGGGAAGACTGCTCTATTCTCTGGAATACAAGGCACAAGAG CTGACAGTGGGGCTCAAAGAGGCTGCAGCTCTGACAGCCATGGACCGGAGTGGCACTTCTGACCCATATGTTAAAGTCTACATCACTCCCAACAAGTCAAAGACATTCGAGACTAAGGTCTACAGGAAAACCCTCAACCCTGTGTTCAATGAACACTTCACATTTAAG ATTGACAAGGCTGAGCTCAATGAGTCCACCATAGTCATGAAAGTGTTCGACTTCGATAGATTCTCCAAACACGAAATCATCGGAGAACTGAGGCTTCAGCTCGGAATCATCGACTGGAACCATGTGATCGAAGAGTGGGAAGACCTGACAGAACCCTCCAAGTTTGAG GATGAAATTCTGGGGGAGATCTGCTTCTCGTTGCGCTACGTCCCCACCACTAACAAGCTGACTGTTGTCATCCTGGAAGCCAAGAACTTAAAGAGTATGGACAAAGGGGGCTCATCAG ATCCCTATGTAAAAGTGCAGCTAGCTCTGGACAAGAAGAAGTGGAAGAGAAAGAAGACGTCTGTTAAAAAGTCCACACTGAATCCCTACTTCAACGAATCCTTTACGTTTGATGTGTCGTTTGAACAAATTCAA AGGGTTCACCTGATGATTTCCGTGTGGGACCATGACAAGTTGACCAGGAACGACGCCATAGGGAAGATTTTCCTGGGTTGTGATGCTGCAGGGAACCAGCTGAGGCACTGGGCAGACATGCTGTCCAATCCCCGTAGGCCTGTGGCTCAGTGGCACAACCTGCTTTCCAACGAACAAGTGGACTCCACCCTCGACCTCAAACACACAGTTAGGATCCCCTTCATCAATAAGAACTTTTGA